The DNA sequence GAGCCTTAGCGGGACGTGACGGCCCGGCCACGGGCGAATACCTCGTCTGCCGGTATCTCGCGTACTTTTCCTTCTCGCATTTCCTGAAGGCGCCGGTCCGCGACCTCGAGCCAGAGCTTCTTCCGCTCGGGCACTGGCAGCTCGTCGAGGCTCCTCAGGAGGCGCTCCACAAGTGCGGCTCGCTCGTCCAGAGGCAGCTTCAAGGCAGCGGCGAGAAGGTCTTCACGCGTCACGAAACGATCGTAGCGCTCGCCTCAGGCGTACTGGAGCCGCCGGCCCTTTGGCTCGGGAACCGGATCTCCGAACTCGCGCGCCGTGTCGAGCCAAAGGGAGATCGCATGCTGCGCCTCGGCCAGCGCTTTGGCGGGGGTTTTCCCGTGCGCCGCGCAGCCCGGGAGCTCCGGCACTTCGGCCACGAACAC is a window from the Acidobacteriota bacterium genome containing:
- a CDS encoding addiction module protein — translated: MTREDLLAAALKLPLDERAALVERLLRSLDELPVPERKKLWLEVADRRLQEMREGKVREIPADEVFARGRAVTSR
- a CDS encoding type II toxin-antitoxin system HicB family antitoxin, translating into MHRYEIIIFWSAEDRVFVAEVPELPGCAAHGKTPAKALAEAQHAISLWLDTAREFGDPVPEPKGRRLQYA